A DNA window from Niabella yanshanensis contains the following coding sequences:
- a CDS encoding TlpA family protein disulfide reductase, with product MGKYWTIFLLFVTICLNAQKRFSVTVNLHPSINLEKTSFHYYNGIIEVPVRVDSLSHLVNISDEYYSENAILTVQYIPTQETWYSESFFVDSKPASIDFKFDENGKGAKFFVKNMTNAVSLYDTAQNRLYGKLVKFIEKEAIHMQKSWQLYGEQFGRNDSATIILKDATEQWNSKAILFFKSHSQEYFSFWWFKKQIVDQAAYCFSNDTSYFRRLINDFLDTFPEKYTHGLEGQRLLEILNRMITPNRIAIGMVAPYFKQINKKVNVLSGINEKYLLMHFWATWCIPCKKQIPMLQRVKNNASPGKLAIVSICQFSDSIAMKKDIRLHQLNWRNVYDKYNEIGRSFDISSIPYLILVDQQGVVQYIDSNDDPEISEERILSIVNEAANLN from the coding sequence ATGGGAAAGTATTGGACGATTTTCTTACTTTTTGTAACGATCTGTTTGAACGCACAAAAAAGGTTTAGTGTTACGGTAAATCTCCATCCGTCAATTAACCTGGAGAAGACAAGTTTTCACTACTATAATGGTATTATAGAAGTGCCTGTTCGTGTTGATAGTTTAAGCCATCTTGTGAATATTAGTGATGAGTATTACTCGGAAAATGCCATTCTCACCGTTCAGTATATTCCTACTCAGGAAACTTGGTACAGCGAGAGCTTTTTTGTTGATAGTAAGCCGGCTTCTATAGATTTTAAGTTTGATGAAAACGGAAAAGGCGCTAAATTCTTCGTAAAGAATATGACCAATGCTGTGAGTTTATATGATACAGCGCAGAATCGGCTCTATGGTAAACTAGTTAAGTTTATTGAAAAGGAAGCTATTCACATGCAAAAATCCTGGCAGTTGTATGGTGAACAATTCGGGCGGAATGATTCTGCTACAATTATATTAAAAGATGCAACAGAGCAATGGAACAGTAAAGCCATTTTGTTTTTTAAGTCTCATAGCCAGGAGTATTTTTCCTTTTGGTGGTTCAAAAAGCAAATCGTTGATCAGGCTGCTTACTGTTTTAGCAATGATACATCTTATTTCAGAAGGCTGATCAACGATTTCTTAGATACCTTTCCTGAGAAATATACGCATGGTCTTGAAGGGCAGCGCTTACTTGAGATTTTAAACAGAATGATTACGCCTAACCGAATTGCAATTGGCATGGTTGCCCCTTATTTTAAGCAGATAAATAAAAAAGTGAATGTCCTTTCAGGCATCAATGAAAAATACCTGTTAATGCACTTTTGGGCAACCTGGTGTATTCCTTGCAAAAAGCAAATTCCTATGCTACAGCGTGTAAAGAACAATGCGTCGCCCGGGAAGTTGGCCATTGTCAGCATTTGCCAGTTTTCAGACTCAATAGCTATGAAGAAGGACATTCGTTTACATCAATTGAACTGGAGAAATGTTTATGATAAGTATAATGAGATAGGGCGTTCATTTGATATTAGCTCTATACCATATTTAATATTAGTGGATCAGCAAGGTGTCGTTCAGTATATAGATTCGAATGATGATCCGGAAATAAGCGAAGAGCGGATTTTGAGTATAGTTAATGAAGCTGCTAACTTAAATTAA
- a CDS encoding EamA family transporter yields MGIALIAILLLSYISPSDTSVKGYLWLALAILVFLLWGVQAYFMKKANQTMQAESIFFYMMLTGLSLVPVAIGMTDFSQPVNWEFNGPWLAGGIQLLNAIGALTLVYAIRYGKAIIVVPVTAMAPVITIVISLIFYGKIPDPVVITGLCLAVIAIYLMAE; encoded by the coding sequence ATAGGGATTGCGCTAATAGCAATCTTACTGCTATCCTACATATCGCCTTCTGATACTTCGGTAAAAGGCTACCTGTGGCTGGCTCTGGCTATCCTGGTATTCCTGCTTTGGGGAGTACAGGCTTATTTTATGAAGAAGGCCAACCAAACCATGCAGGCTGAAAGTATTTTCTTTTATATGATGCTAACCGGCCTTTCGCTGGTCCCCGTGGCCATAGGCATGACTGACTTTAGTCAGCCTGTCAACTGGGAATTTAACGGACCCTGGCTCGCCGGCGGTATTCAGCTCCTCAACGCTATTGGTGCGCTCACTCTGGTATACGCCATCAGGTATGGAAAAGCTATTATTGTGGTGCCGGTAACCGCAATGGCTCCGGTTATCACTATTGTTATCTCCCTTATTTTTTACGGAAAAATACCTGACCCGGTAGTTATAACAGGCCTTTGTCTTGCGGTAATTGCTATTTACTTAATGGCAGAATAA
- a CDS encoding aldo/keto reductase, with product MNYRAFKEQNISEIGLGTWQLGSADWGVVNEEEAFSILKTYTDAGGNFIDTADVYGMGISESLIGRFLKTIDHDVFVATKLGRRQDSPNGWPQNFSYDLMRQHIESSLEKLGMSSLFLEQLHCIPTEEMRSGKVFDHLRKFKEEGLIQYWGASVETAEEALICMEQEGLASLQIIFNLFRQHIAEEVFTKAREKNIAIIVRVPLASGLLTGKFNEQTTFAGKDHRNYNANGESFNAGETFSGIEFSKGVQLARQIGALLPDERMAQWALRWILDHPEITTVIPGASKISQVISNVNASGLPALTQETHQQLRALYDDQIKELIRGHY from the coding sequence ATGAATTACAGAGCATTTAAAGAACAAAATATTTCAGAGATCGGATTAGGCACCTGGCAACTGGGAAGTGCAGATTGGGGAGTGGTAAACGAAGAGGAAGCTTTCTCCATTTTAAAAACCTATACCGATGCCGGCGGGAATTTTATTGATACCGCCGATGTATATGGTATGGGCATCAGTGAATCGCTGATAGGACGTTTTTTAAAAACGATCGACCATGACGTTTTTGTAGCAACCAAGCTGGGGCGGAGACAGGACAGCCCTAATGGGTGGCCTCAGAATTTTAGCTACGATTTGATGAGGCAGCATATAGAAAGTTCGCTGGAGAAGCTGGGCATGAGCTCACTTTTCTTAGAGCAACTGCATTGCATTCCTACTGAAGAGATGCGTTCTGGAAAAGTTTTTGATCATCTCCGGAAATTTAAAGAAGAGGGCCTGATACAATATTGGGGCGCCAGCGTGGAAACAGCAGAAGAAGCGCTTATTTGCATGGAGCAGGAAGGATTGGCATCGCTTCAGATCATCTTTAATCTTTTTCGTCAGCATATTGCCGAAGAGGTTTTTACAAAAGCGCGGGAAAAAAATATTGCTATTATTGTAAGAGTTCCCTTAGCCAGCGGCCTGCTAACGGGTAAGTTCAATGAGCAAACAACATTTGCGGGGAAAGATCACCGTAATTATAATGCGAACGGTGAGTCGTTTAATGCCGGAGAAACCTTTTCAGGTATCGAGTTTTCGAAGGGCGTGCAACTTGCAAGGCAAATAGGAGCTTTATTGCCCGACGAGAGGATGGCTCAATGGGCTTTACGATGGATTTTGGATCATCCGGAAATTACAACAGTAATACCGGGCGCTTCGAAAATATCACAGGTTATTAGTAATGTTAACGCATCTGGCTTACCTGCGCTTACACAAGAAACCCACCAGCAATTGAGGGCATTGTATGACGATCAGATAAAAGAACTGATCAGAGGTCATTATTAA
- a CDS encoding phage holin family protein, protein MFDIKDKVEDIVDNVEDIAKTYYRLSVVKVADKGSKLGASLLITVLLFALLFFALFFACFGLSWWVGVKLDNHVLGFFIVSGGLFLVLLLIILLKKKVINLIRNIIINKIYG, encoded by the coding sequence ATGTTCGACATAAAAGATAAGGTAGAGGATATAGTAGATAACGTAGAAGATATTGCAAAAACCTATTACCGCTTATCTGTAGTAAAAGTCGCTGATAAAGGAAGCAAACTCGGAGCTTCTCTATTAATTACCGTTTTGCTATTTGCCTTGTTATTTTTCGCCCTCTTCTTTGCGTGTTTCGGATTGAGCTGGTGGGTGGGTGTAAAACTGGATAACCATGTATTGGGCTTCTTTATTGTATCAGGAGGATTGTTTTTGGTACTGCTCCTGATCATTTTACTTAAAAAGAAAGTAATTAACCTCATTAGAAATATTATCATAAATAAGATTTATGGCTAA
- a CDS encoding carboxypeptidase-like regulatory domain-containing protein, producing MSFLKPIVFYLLPLLFLTNAIGQNTHGIITAFKMDSIAIEAGLSFSNDLVIKNTGTQTIQIDSIRPAELLPGILFTPEYAEPLPFNQQQLLKIKMIADNALMRSTVRKIEYYIYYTENATTKISKASFYIVRPASNYLVIGTSSGEAYFNPSISENFINLFVENPGYETKNITLKFQLLPDEFLTTATQQELVSLAPKERKLIQVRLLTRKKNAFYPDYSLSVTAHETGSTQAISGTVIPVRTLAEKRNMNYSGGSNMYKNYLELQFNRSNQTNEFIQFRSNTERKAGSGKMIALNATADYFINYRFLNLYDTWLSFQTPKTFSRVGNINAQGYDMNIAGRGALFQYKITPKTQVEILATNNSFLLYSSGAHLSDPGYSIGTRFNHSVNATTMMNASYVFNQNNFAGVQSHLATVNIPLVNDSIHSLLLEGGASTTEGIHQRKKFPGGALGLSYSLTRKQFSFISNNYFSSPYYAGLRKGALNLYELVRYQFTNSSNIFFLYSGSINKPQFVVDDSSSFLLYQVNNNFTTHQLETGYGRTVNGYTFTLAPNYNYQLYALPGIMEYEAYRTKLNIAKLYSKHALNFTIDYGIGKIIDTDRSFHSTRLLLNYRTGPFYIDGMASINPSNVYDVIMARDNDRFRNYSLTTGYNLNSPGSKLSGNAYIGYNYINTYKSRNYFSSALLSYKIGSDWYATGNVTYSSFQNNRSSSGFNNFQFSIGLKKAFTRWSSATGDENNIILEVFEDHDQNGRRNGKEPLLPGTIVQLNKTTVAITDSKGSIKLNQVPAATYYITAQRNDQRLDILTGDSILIENNGTIAIPVIKTYIRNGSLREIKAEYDIQVQDASGITIYAQNTQTGKTYHTVTSFEGDFQLKLPAGHYLIQIRNDRYEITNNNQEITVGNLNQDTPLIFHYKNKDIRIDVKQF from the coding sequence ATGAGCTTTTTAAAACCCATAGTATTTTATTTATTACCCTTATTGTTTTTAACGAACGCAATAGGACAAAATACTCATGGCATTATTACTGCTTTTAAAATGGACAGCATTGCTATAGAAGCAGGATTAAGCTTCTCCAATGATCTTGTGATAAAGAATACAGGCACACAAACGATTCAAATTGATAGTATTCGACCAGCTGAATTATTGCCCGGCATTTTATTCACCCCTGAGTATGCTGAACCTTTACCTTTTAACCAACAGCAACTGCTAAAAATAAAAATGATCGCTGATAACGCACTAATGCGCTCAACTGTCCGAAAGATTGAATACTATATTTATTACACTGAAAATGCCACAACAAAAATCAGTAAAGCGAGTTTCTACATCGTACGCCCGGCTTCCAATTATTTGGTAATTGGCACGTCGTCGGGTGAGGCCTATTTCAACCCTTCCATAAGTGAAAACTTTATTAACCTGTTCGTTGAAAATCCCGGATATGAAACCAAAAATATTACTTTAAAATTCCAACTACTGCCGGATGAATTTTTAACTACTGCAACACAGCAGGAGCTGGTATCGCTGGCGCCTAAAGAAAGAAAGCTTATCCAGGTACGACTGCTCACCCGGAAAAAAAATGCTTTTTATCCCGACTACAGCCTTTCTGTAACGGCCCATGAAACAGGAAGCACACAGGCTATATCTGGTACCGTTATTCCTGTTCGCACGCTTGCTGAAAAAAGAAATATGAACTATAGCGGAGGTAGCAATATGTACAAGAACTACCTCGAACTTCAATTCAACCGGTCGAATCAAACGAATGAGTTTATACAGTTCAGGTCTAATACAGAACGAAAGGCGGGATCCGGCAAAATGATAGCGCTCAATGCTACCGCTGATTACTTTATCAATTACCGCTTTCTGAATCTTTACGATACCTGGCTTAGTTTTCAAACTCCTAAAACATTTTCCCGTGTGGGTAATATCAACGCACAGGGTTATGATATGAATATTGCAGGCAGAGGTGCTTTATTTCAATATAAAATCACGCCTAAAACACAGGTAGAAATATTAGCCACTAACAATAGCTTTTTACTGTACAGTTCTGGTGCACATCTTTCTGATCCCGGTTATAGCATTGGCACCCGGTTTAATCATAGTGTCAATGCTACTACTATGATGAATGCTTCCTACGTTTTTAACCAGAACAATTTCGCGGGTGTACAATCCCACCTGGCAACCGTTAATATCCCCCTTGTAAACGACTCTATCCACTCCTTACTACTTGAAGGAGGGGCCAGTACCACCGAAGGCATACACCAGCGAAAGAAGTTTCCCGGGGGGGCATTAGGCCTGTCTTACAGCCTTACCCGGAAACAATTTTCTTTCATATCCAACAATTATTTCAGCAGTCCTTATTACGCGGGGCTGAGAAAAGGAGCGCTGAATCTCTATGAGTTGGTTCGCTACCAGTTCACTAACAGTAGTAATATCTTTTTCCTTTACAGCGGGTCGATAAACAAACCCCAATTTGTCGTGGATGATTCATCATCTTTTCTTTTGTACCAGGTAAATAACAATTTTACTACGCACCAGCTGGAAACCGGTTATGGCAGAACCGTCAATGGGTATACATTTACCCTGGCGCCTAATTATAACTACCAGCTATATGCTTTACCTGGTATAATGGAATACGAAGCCTACAGGACCAAGCTGAATATTGCAAAACTGTATAGCAAACATGCCCTGAACTTTACGATCGACTACGGGATCGGTAAAATTATTGATACTGATAGAAGTTTTCATTCGACCCGGCTTTTGCTTAACTACAGAACAGGCCCGTTTTATATAGACGGTATGGCCAGTATTAATCCATCTAATGTTTACGACGTCATTATGGCACGGGATAATGATCGCTTTAGAAACTACTCTTTAACGACGGGATATAATTTGAATTCACCAGGCAGCAAATTGTCGGGTAATGCATATATCGGTTATAACTATATCAACACTTATAAAAGCCGGAACTATTTCAGTTCAGCGCTGCTATCTTACAAAATAGGTAGTGACTGGTATGCTACAGGCAATGTTACTTACTCGAGTTTTCAAAACAATCGAAGCAGTTCGGGATTCAACAATTTTCAATTTAGCATTGGCCTTAAAAAAGCGTTCACCCGGTGGTCTTCTGCAACCGGTGATGAAAATAATATTATCCTGGAGGTATTTGAAGATCATGATCAAAACGGGAGGAGAAACGGCAAGGAACCTTTGCTGCCCGGAACTATTGTACAGCTCAACAAAACAACCGTTGCGATAACTGATTCCAAAGGCAGCATCAAACTCAACCAGGTACCGGCAGCTACTTACTATATTACCGCTCAAAGAAATGATCAGCGTCTTGACATCCTTACGGGCGACAGCATTCTTATCGAGAATAACGGAACCATTGCTATACCGGTTATCAAAACTTATATCAGGAATGGATCCCTCCGGGAAATTAAAGCTGAGTACGATATACAGGTGCAGGATGCCTCGGGTATTACAATATACGCCCAAAACACACAAACCGGCAAAACTTATCATACAGTAACCAGTTTCGAAGGCGATTTCCAGCTTAAATTACCAGCGGGCCATTACCTTATCCAAATTCGTAACGACCGCTACGAAATCACCAACAATAACCAGGAAATAACAGTAGGCAACCTAAACCAGGATACGCCCCTGATCTTTCATTATAAAAACAAAGACATAAGGATCGATGTGAAGCAATTCTAA
- a CDS encoding alpha/beta hydrolase, producing the protein MEAVIEGRISFEQIGNNYPKAPNVDFDDIMINDVSCRWVKPDDAIENEVLVYIHGGAFIYGSLQSHTAMVTHIAGALKRRILMIEYRLAPEHPYPAGLNDCVGVITKFFAANSGIEFGIMGDSAGGGLTIATQIQLRDQGGPMPRYSIVVSPWVDLTCVNESYNINKSEDSILTREFLQWAAGLYAGNSNILVGLLSPVKANLTNLPSTLIVYGTAEILADDSIHLHRQLVEAGVDAELTSFDDEQHVWPFTDIHSTASQKVLEQFATFANKHNGSTVNS; encoded by the coding sequence ATGGAAGCTGTTATTGAAGGGCGTATTAGTTTTGAACAGATAGGGAATAATTATCCTAAAGCCCCTAATGTTGACTTTGATGATATAATGATCAATGATGTTAGCTGTAGATGGGTTAAACCAGATGACGCTATCGAAAATGAAGTGCTGGTATATATACACGGTGGTGCTTTTATATACGGCTCTCTTCAGTCTCACACTGCTATGGTAACCCATATTGCCGGGGCTTTGAAGCGACGGATATTAATGATTGAATATCGACTGGCGCCTGAACATCCCTATCCTGCCGGACTGAACGATTGTGTTGGGGTGATCACGAAGTTCTTTGCTGCCAACTCCGGCATAGAGTTCGGTATTATGGGAGATAGTGCCGGTGGTGGTTTGACCATCGCCACACAAATACAATTGCGCGATCAGGGAGGACCTATGCCCCGATACAGTATCGTTGTATCTCCCTGGGTAGACCTTACATGCGTAAATGAAAGTTATAATATAAATAAATCAGAGGATTCCATTTTAACCCGCGAATTCCTGCAATGGGCTGCAGGCTTATATGCCGGCAACAGCAATATATTGGTAGGATTGTTATCTCCTGTGAAAGCGAACCTGACAAATCTTCCTTCAACTTTAATTGTATATGGTACCGCGGAAATATTGGCAGATGACAGTATTCATTTGCATCGGCAACTGGTGGAGGCTGGTGTCGATGCTGAGTTGACTTCTTTTGACGACGAGCAGCACGTATGGCCGTTTACGGATATTCATTCAACAGCGTCTCAGAAAGTCCTTGAGCAATTTGCAACTTTTGCCAACAAGCATAATGGCAGCACAGTTAATAGCTGA
- a CDS encoding YtxH domain-containing protein, with product MKNKDKILLGILGAAAAGVAIGLLFYTEEGKKARKKIRNTTGDWADSLGSLIESGKENLSDLSHKAKDRFKKVKSKAQDAYSGASEEYSS from the coding sequence ATGAAAAATAAAGACAAGATTTTACTGGGTATTTTAGGCGCAGCGGCGGCAGGTGTAGCCATTGGTTTACTGTTTTATACCGAAGAGGGTAAAAAAGCCAGAAAAAAAATCAGGAACACCACCGGCGATTGGGCCGATTCCCTGGGAAGTTTAATAGAGTCAGGAAAAGAAAATCTGTCTGACCTTTCTCACAAAGCGAAAGATCGGTTTAAAAAAGTAAAAAGCAAAGCGCAGGATGCTTATTCCGGTGCTTCTGAAGAATATTCGAGCTAA
- a CDS encoding 3-keto-disaccharide hydrolase produces MKTFSSLILSVLLFISACSDPGDTTNTLTSSEEAQGWKLLFDGKTLDNWHAYNHGKQKSEWRVVDGTIFCDPTSSDRAGDLTSDKEYENYDLVFDWKLPENGNSGVFINVLEIDTLTAAWFTGPEYQLLDSAHKDYQLPLKRAGCLYGISPLKNAVDMKGSGEWNHSRIEQNNGLVKFFLNGVQTAAMDFKSEEWRTLVANSGFKVTPEFGKRTKGRIVLQNWATGVNFKNIKIRELP; encoded by the coding sequence ATGAAAACCTTTTCCTCCCTGATCCTGTCTGTCTTACTATTTATATCTGCCTGTTCTGACCCCGGTGATACAACTAACACGCTAACCAGCTCCGAGGAGGCGCAAGGCTGGAAGTTACTCTTTGATGGTAAGACACTTGATAACTGGCATGCTTATAATCACGGTAAACAAAAGTCAGAGTGGAGGGTAGTGGATGGTACTATATTCTGCGACCCCACAAGTTCAGATAGGGCCGGAGACCTCACATCGGATAAGGAATATGAAAATTATGATTTGGTGTTTGACTGGAAGTTGCCGGAAAATGGCAACAGTGGTGTATTCATTAATGTTCTGGAGATTGACACCCTGACAGCAGCATGGTTTACCGGGCCAGAGTACCAATTATTAGATAGTGCGCACAAGGATTACCAACTCCCGTTGAAGCGTGCAGGTTGCCTGTATGGGATAAGTCCTTTAAAGAATGCAGTAGATATGAAAGGTAGCGGTGAGTGGAACCACTCCAGGATAGAGCAGAACAATGGTTTGGTGAAGTTTTTCCTCAATGGGGTACAAACTGCAGCAATGGATTTTAAATCTGAAGAGTGGCGCACCCTTGTTGCCAACAGCGGATTCAAAGTAACGCCTGAATTTGGTAAGCGAACCAAAGGGCGGATCGTTTTGCAGAACTGGGCTACCGGCGTAAATTTCAAAAATATAAAAATCAGGGAACTCCCATAA